The genomic DNA TCAATCACATGCTCATCTATAACTCCTTTACATGCCAGCCATGATGCAATCATTCGAATACTAATCACTTCATTTGAAGAACACTGCACTTTGTCAAACCAGAAAAACAATATGATCAAAGGGAAAGCATGATAATCTGTTTCAATGGCACAAAATTATCCAGTGTATTCTGAAAATTAACTTTTACATTTTGAAGAGTAACTTATTATTCAATTGCAGAAAGACAAAAGTATGGCTACTACAATAAGGTTGTGCAACCTTTAGCATACTTGTAAAGAATTTAGCATTCGATAAAGATATCATTCTGTCGGCCTTTGCCCCAATACTGGAATATCTTCATATCTCTTCTGCATTAACAAATCAAAGATATAATCAGCAACTTTAAATTAGAAGCAAAGCTACTGGATATTGTTAAGATATGGaatctaatttttcaaaattttgcagAATAAGCTCTCATGATCTGATTCATAATGTCAGGTGAACATTGGGGAACTTTTGCAAATAAGCAACTGAAGTGTGCTTCCAGGAGgacaggaaccaattcaattccATGACTTTCAAAATAGTTAAAATTTTATAACAGAACGAGCTTAGAGAAGTAACAGAACGAGTTTAGAGAAGTAAGCCATCTCAGTAGTCAAACAGTGCACACTGCAAGCCAATTTGTTCCACACAGAATAGTAATCCACTATCTTTTCTTGCATCAAGAAAAACAAAACTACAACAGATGAGTTCCTGTGCTAATCTCAAATGCAAGCTTAGGAAATCATCATTCATAGTTGCTGATGAGAACAAAGAATGTTTTTCATTCAAAGATTTTTGCAGCAGTAAATACCCTCAAGGATTTAATAACAAATATTACGTTTGAATAGAAGAGGAAAATAACTCCATTATGTGCATTATCAGTTTACAGGAAGATCAAACTATCTTTATACAACTTTGTGACAAGAAAGGAAGGCAACATCCTCTCAAATCATAGCAAGGTGGGAATATGCTGTCTACTACTCTATCCATAACCAATGGTTCAACATAATTTTACAGACATGATGAGTAGTTTATCCCTTTCTCAGCAAAAAAGGGACTCAAGGTGCACAACATGAATTGCCACAGTGACATCTTATCTTGCATAATGCCATAGCAACTATTTTGGAGACCAAATAACTAAAGAATTTTAAGGGtataggtatatatatatatatgtgcatATAAGCAAAGCCAGAAAACAAGGATTTACATGGTCATGAGTTCACAAATTAGAGGATTTTATCTAATAGGATAGCAGCTTTCCTTTCAACATAGGCACTATAAGAACTGATTCAGGTACTTATGGCCAAACTAAAATATTCTTCTTTTCATCCATAGCACTAAAAGGCAACAGGCAAACATCTTTCAGGTTCATGAAAGATTATCATGCAGACCGCTCATAACTTATTTATAGTGTGATCCTCAAAAATTTGATATTCAAATTTCACCTTGGACTAGTCAAGCAGTCTCcataaaaaaaaaaggcagcccggtgcacaaagctcccgccatgcggagtccggggaaggatccattgtacgcaaccttaccctgctttttgcaagaggctatttccaggatttgaacccatgaccttttggtcacatggcaacaactttactgttGCGCCAAGACTCTCCTTCTTAAGCATTCTCCATCTTAAATTGAATATGATCAATGGCCTCTCTTAAGTTGTTGATTTAGTAGACAATGGAAAAATGGAATGTTTAATCTCTTGATTCACTCTTCTGTCAATATTTGGTCTTGAAGATcaagcacaacatcatcatataTAATTCCTTCATCCCTGTTACTATGAATTGCTTGGGCATCAGGCATAATTACATAGACAAGTGAATTGCTTGGGCATCAGGCATAATTACATAAACAAGTGCTTACTCTTATTATATTAGCACCCATGATATCATAGCCTCAGGAGTGTCCAAGATGTAAGACATTTTTTATCGTTCAGTTTTTATCAAACAAAACTTTTTTGTGAAAAATAGTACAGTGTTACCTATAAAGTCCTCTAATCATGAATGTGGTTTATATTCTAATTCCATCTGCCATTTTTTCATTCATTGACAATACTGAAAAATATCAAGGTTAATTATTACATCTGTTGTGTACTTCACAACTTTAACAAATCTTCACAAACTTCCAAAAATAGCAAAGCTATTATGTACTATATAAAATCATACCAAAGCTATGATGCTGGTGAATTTCCATTAAGAATCCATTATTAACAGATGATGTGCCTCTATGCCAAATCATTCTTTTGTAGAAGAGTACTAGTACCATTCATAACATTTTCTTCCTCGATTTGCAATGTTTGGTCTTTactattaagtgattaattcgtCCCTGGGACAGGGTTGAGTTGGCTAGTGCAGGGCGAAGTTGCTACCATAGGACAAGGGTTCGAGAAAAAAAAAACCCTCCCCGTACTAGCCAACTACAACTTCCCAATTTAAATGGTCGTGGGGCCGATCGTGGGCCCGACCATGGGCCCACTGGGATGGTGGATTCCACCTTTTGCTAccatattaagtgattaattcacttgaaaaacttagaattgCTACTTTTAAGGATGACAAGATTATTTAACATATGGATTATTGTCAGTTAATATCAACTAACAGAAATTGGCTAGCTTTGTCATGAACCATATATGCCTTGTGCTGATTTTGTTGCTTTAAAAGTATACGATATATTTGTTAAAAGTTATAAAGTATGTGatgtatttaaattaaccaaaatATCATAACATTTTGTGATAATACACAAATACAGGTTTCTTTTCTAGAAAAATTGGAAGATCCACTTGCATAGAGGAATGACAATCATTATGTACGAATGGAGAATTTCTGAACCATTAATAAGAGAAATTCCAATATATACACACGACTGACatataaaagatagaaattgAGTTCAGGTATGTTACCCCAACATTATTATATTCCCAAAGCTTGTGAACACCATAGTCAACAGCCTGCGATCAGCAACAAGGTTGCAAGGTAAATCTTGTGAACTCATATTTTCAAATTTCGACAGACAAACTCACCATGAAAACCAATTATGTGGAAGACATGATCTATACCAAAAATTCAAAAGGTTTATTCTTTCTCGATACGAGTTACACTAATCGAAAAGTTTGAAAGTTTATCTTCATAAAAATTGGTCGCACAAGATGAGTAAACGACGAAAGCGTAACAAGGGCCTATTTTCTCTATTACAAGAACAAGTAATAGATCTCAGGATCAGATCCACCAATCTATAAATACAAAAATCGATATCCATAGAAAAAACAAGATGCCGATTGCATCAtgggatggagaagaaagaactAACCCGTTCTCCGACAAAGGCTCCAGCCACGATGAATGTGACATAGACGGAGTTGCGGCGCATCAGAACGCGGTACAACCCATCCCACAACCCACCGCCGCGCCCTCCGACTCTGCTTGCTGCCGACGCCATTGCCGCCTCTGGTCGAGCAGATCTCTCCGTTCTTCCAAACCTCAAGTAGTTAGGGCTCGTCGTGAAAAACGAACCATGGATGATTATACTGTGAAACTAGGTCTTCGTGGACCTAATGGACCGCCGTTTACAAATCGAGGCCCAAATAAGTTTCTTGATAAAACAAACACCCTcccattaaaattaatataattttaaaaaaaaatgcctaTAGATTtccattaatattaaaaaaaaaccccCTTGGCATCGTTCGAAATGTTGCAAATGGTAGAATTAGTGGGGGCAGATCTTCTAATCCGTAAAAATTAGACCATAATTTAATTCAGTCTTTACATTGGTGGAAGGTAATGACCCTCCATCTGTTAACAGGTGGAGGCCATGACCTCCCATCAATGGGGGtggatcctctggtccgtaaagACTAGACCACTAATTCATAGTCCAGCCTTTGTATTGGTGGGAGGATAATGAGCCCCTACCTGTTAACAAGTGGGAGCCCTTATCTCCCATCAATCCCTTTGTCCCGGTCCAGGAACGGATTAGGACAAAGGGATCAGAGGATCCGATCCCCCATCAATCCCCTTATCTCGGTCCAGGAGCGGACCAGGATAAGGAGACCAGAGAATCCAGTCCCAAAATTAGTCGTACAACGATCCACATGTTCGATATTTATAAAGAGATAAATTAGCTACTGTTGTTCGGGTGGGGGGAGGGGaatatttttttcctattttatcaAGATTTGACCTATTGTTTACTATAATAATAACTATTCTATATTAGTTAAGTCAACTATGCCTCAGTCTATGATAAAATGATAAATCAAGACATATCAAATTTAGGATGATCGATCCAATCCTATAAAAATATTTCATCTGTTGTTAAAATAAATCAGAAAGTACTCATTACAAGCGGCTCAAAAGTCTAATATTTTATGATTGCACAgcttatttagaaaaaaaatcctataaaTATATATCATAGTTGAATATCAAATTATAAATATTTGGATAACAATATCCTTCCACTACATGAAAGCCGAGACTTTCTAATTTATTATGTAAAAACCACTTACATAGAATCATACCAATTCTCCCAATTCGGTATTACATATTTCATCAATTGATTTTCTCAAATCGTTCCAAGTTCCAATGTTTGCACGTTGAATTGATAGAGTATTCCTTCAATATGagagtttatttttaattctaattttagttTTATAGCATCGTGTGTGTATAGAATTAACACTGCTTTGCTGCGGACTGCACGCCGCCGCGTGCACGTGTACGTTAAATCCAGACGTTTACATTAAATTTAAtagttttttattatttaatattgatgttaacatttaaaatttttaatttttaatattaaaattttaaaaaataaatactaataaaataatcatattaatttaaatttattaaaactcaaaatcttaattataccatcttaaactctaaatatatataatatactctctaaatatatataatatactccgtgtatctaaatttttttaattatgaacATTATAATCTAAAAGATAATCTTTAACCCtatatagaaaattttattaattcaaattcattAAAACTCaactcttaaattttaaaattttaaacagtaaatatatataatatatcttaaaataaaaaaaaaattaatgaatccAAATGATGAACAGTACTGGATCACTTTCACGcacgattaaaaaaattaaaataaaatactaatattttttaaacttaatattttaaattttaaaatactaaaaatattttttaaaaatacaatatttgttattacaaataatatttttgataagCAACTTATTTCTACTGAATTATTTAACTTTCATAACTAATATTCATTTATtatattgaataatttaataggTCATATAGTTGTAGTCCAACTGGTAACCTTTAATAACCTGAGAAGGATAGCACTTAAGAAACGAGAGAGCTTAAAGAGTTACTCATCAaagtttttctttcctttttttctagatatctttttctttagtattttaattATTCAACtgtcaatttttttaatttagataatcAAATTAATCTTAAAATGATTCATCTGAACTACataaaattttcaattgattatcaagataaattaaaaaaatacttatagACCTTATTGAATGACATAACgttataaatttttcaaactcctCATGTGTAATGTATCATGagtgaaattaaaaaaatctcATTAGTGTAATTCTCCTCTGATCAAAGTTTAACCagtttgattgaagaagagtcaagtatgaCAAGATTGACGAATAGTTGATTGGGAAgccctaactggaagttaggcaaagggaagacCAACGAAAATGTtagcagaagaagaaaatccaagtgtgtcaatgttgaccgaacacttggtatgaaagtcctagtgagtaaagtcagatAGTTAAAAAGCACTAGCGAGTAAAGCTAGACAAATAGAAAATtctggtgaatgaagtcaagtgaaaaagccctaatgagtgaagataggtagttagaaaatcctagtgagtgaagctaggtaaaaagtcctagtgagtgaagctaggcaggtaaaaagtcctactgagtgaagtcaggtgaaaagtcctagtgagtaaagttaggtgaaaagtcctagtgagtgaagctaggcaggtaaaaagtcctagtgagtgaaatcaggtgaaaagtcctagtgagtaaagttaggtgaaaagtcctagtgagtgaagctaggtaaatggaaatcctagtgagtgacgcTAGGCGATGAAAAGTCATGGTGaatgaagctaagtgaaaagccctaattagtgaagctaggcagtaaggaagtCCTGATGAATGAAGTCAGACAattgaaaatccaggtgggtcaaaggttAACCAGACACCTGGTGATTAGaattccaagtgggtcatgaCTGATCAGACATTtagcatgagatggtaagtctaggtgggtcaaggttgaccggacatttagcacgaggaaaaaagtccaattgggttaaaggattgaccagacacttggtacaaggaaaaaagttcaagtgggtcaaaggagggaccagacacttggcacgaggaaaaaagtctaagtgggtcaaataATTAACCAGGCACTTGTGGAGGAGTCCCAATAAATCACAGTTGACTGGATGTTCGGTAAAGAAACCCTAAACTTAGGTTTGGAAGTTAGGGTTTGATAattgattaggctaatcgattatcATAGCTTAAGCAATTACCCTAATCGCTTAAGTCGTTTGATCATGGAAACAAAATAGAGCTGAATCGATTGAGATAATCGATTAAGTAGGGAAGCTTAATCGCTTACAGTAGATTCTCGCACGAACAGAAAGTTTCCTAATCGATTATTCTAATCgattaaattttagaaaaaatagtCGTTATGCAGGTTGCTGACGTCGTAGTCGATTAAGGGAAAAGCTTAAACTATTAAGGCGCCAACAGTAATCCTAGAAAAAGGTTCGTGTGCACTGTTCATCACAACtcttcactccatcttcttcgTCAGCTCTTGAAAACTTGGGGTTGAGGTGATGTTGCATTTCCAAGCTTATAAGAGGCATCAACAAGCAACAATAAATCAAGCAAGaaagtttttcatttttatttgtgtatttacttcttgttttgagttgtatgcttgtgtgagttgtacgaggtttctccacctccggattatttctgagaatgagtgtttttgaTAGTGGAGAGTATGCtaagtgtggatccttggattagtaacctcttcttgaggtggataccaagtaaatcttaatGTTAGCATTGGAAGTTTGTCGCTTCGAGTATTCCGCTATAAATCATCATCATTGAAGCgaaatgagctattcaccccgcctctagctccgaagtgacccaacaccaagtaaatttgaaaatataaatgGCTCCTTGGCCAACCGTCAATATCTTAGATTTTTCATTATAAAAAAATCCTATAATGTATGGTACCTGAGATTCAAATCATCGTCCCCTCGGATGGatttagtggctagcacatgaggtgttgccaccatgaggtctggggttcgaatatcgacaaagtcgaggtaaatgcctcccttatgtgctagtcactatttcaaagactagtagtcgcccgcgatttaccttctccgtgttggccctgagagAGATTGATGGGGATGCTGGAGGctaacgtattcaccttttgccacttgAAATTCAAATCatcaatatttgaaaaactacttGAATCATTGAGCATCTTACACCATGTTGCTAACCTTCTTTAGAATATCTGAAAACAATACTTCATTCAccatttgatttattattaaataaattatgataaattcCCAAAGGGTATACTGTAAGTTTGATTTTGCTCAAAAGGTATACCCAAGTTTCATTCTTCTCAAAGGACGCACTTGATTCCAATTTTACTCCTATGACAATtacttacttttctttttctcttttctcactCATTTACCTACAACATttaatctcttctctttcctctaaaattaatttaaactttaattaacactttaaatttatttatttttatttttattttaaattgtaaaacattaattaaaaaatatataatataaaagaaaattaataaaatactaaaaatatttttttctattttaaatatctactaatttttaatatctaattataaaagaataataaaataaaataaattagctgattttattaataaaaataaaataaattttactttgGTGCTAGTCTTAAAAAACAAGTACACAACTTAAATACTAACATCGTTGTGGTGTTGTTTCAAGAAATCAACGCCATAGTATCATGAAAGTTTCAAATCATTTTGAGCACTGTTGggagtgttggggttgcaaggttgcaaacatagtcccatattggaaacacatgggaaagatcatgagtttataagagaatagatatctccattgacatgaggccttttaggtagagcccaagagcaaaaccatgagggcttaggcccaaagtggacaatatcatgtcattgtggagatatctaaattcttttcgatccatcaattggtatcagagcccggactgccagaaggtttaaccgccgactgtgcacaagagctatggtctgattgaaccatatgagtacaatattgacctcgaacaaagaaagtgggggctcctatgttcggatcaagaggaccagacaccaggcaggaagtcctagttgcggctaggcaaggaaagtcctagtaggtcgggtggaccgagaggcaggaagtcctagttgcggctaggcaaggaagtcctagtaggtcgggtagaccgaggggcaggaagacctggtgggtcgaggatcggacgtggaaagcctatggtcctttgtttgagggggggattgttggggttgcaaggttgcaaacatagtcccatattggaaacacatgggaaagatcatgagtttataagagaatagatatctccattgacatgaggccttttgggtagagcccaagagcaaaaccatgagggcttaggcccaaagtggacaatatcatgtcattgtggagatatctaaattcttttcgatccatcaGGGAGAGCCTTAAAACAGTAAACGAGAGCTTATTTGAGCTCAAATTCACCTAATAAACACAATGAGTTGGAAGATTTTATCAGAATTCTCTAGGTACATCAatgaattttgaccaaaatctatTGATGGATCTAAGAGACTCAAATTTCTAAAAACTTGAAATTATAGATCAGTGTCAATTAGCAcaaaatctgaaactttctaaatTTGCTAAGCAATGCTAGGAATCTTTTACGATGATAATGGAGGGAACCCTTGGACTCTAGGGTATTGTAGAAACCTACATGAATTGGAATGAGTTTGATCAAAACTCTTTAAGTCTATcaataaattttgatcaaaatccactgataaACCTAGATGACTTGGATTTCTAAATTTTTGTAATAAGATGGAATTGTTGAGTATGTAGAAGATAGATAAAGTTAGAAATCTTAGTTCTAAGTCTCCTATATGAAGTTATAGGTTCATGTCAATTGGCATAAAGTCTAAAACTTTTTAAACCTTTTGAGTAATGTTGAGAATTCTTTATAATGATAATGAAGGGCACCCTTGGACTCCAAGGAATTATAGAAATCTACATGAGTTGGAATAAGTCCAATTAGAGCTCTCTATGTCCATTAataggttttgaccgaaacccattgatggacctagatgaCTTCGATTTCTGAAAGTTTACAATGAGATGAAAGTGTGGAGTGTGCAAAAAATATATATGGTGTCCAATCCTGGTCTTAATACATATAGATGAAGTTAGAATTGCATGCCAACTAGCATAAAAAGTTATATTTAAGAGGTGTCCTAAGGCAATTATCTTATGATTTATACTTATTTATTGAATAAATAAAGTTTCAGTAATTGAGTGCATGTTGGTCTCTATGTATATGATTTGATCTTacactcatttactaaatgtct from Zingiber officinale cultivar Zhangliang chromosome 4A, Zo_v1.1, whole genome shotgun sequence includes the following:
- the LOC121970243 gene encoding cytochrome b-c1 complex subunit 9, mitochondrial-like, producing MASAASRVGGRGGGLWDGLYRVLMRRNSVYVTFIVAGAFVGERAVDYGVHKLWEYNNVGKRYEDIPVLGQRPTE